cctccatctccctgggCAGGTGCTTGGCTCAGATGTACATCTCACGCTTCTTGGGGATAACTGAGTGCCTTCTGCTGGCTGTGATGGCTTATGACCGCTGGGTGGCCATCTGCAAGCCGCTGCGCTATACCCTCATCATGAGCAAAAGGGTCTGCGTCCAACTGGCAGCCATGTCATGGAGTGGCAGTTTCCTCCTGTGCCTGTCTGATTTCCTGGCCAAGCAACCTCGCTTTTGCGGACCCAACGTCATCAACCACTTTGCTTGTGAGCTCCAGTCCATGCTGAAGCTGGCCTGTTCGGACACCCGCAGCAACCAAATCGTGATGATCAGCACCAGCGTCCTGGTCCTGCTGGTGCCCTTTTCCTTCATCCTCATGGCTTATGTCCACATCATTGTGACTGTGCTGAGGATCCACTCCACCCAGGGCAGGACCAAGGCCTTCTCCACCTGTGCCTCCCACATCACCGTGGTGGCCTTGTTTTACGGGGCAGCCATCTTTGTGTATCTGCGGCCTCAGTCCAAATCTTCCGCGGATCAGGACAAGTACGTTTCCCTCTTTTACGGGGCAGTCACTCCGGTTCTAAACCCtctgatctacagcctgagaaacaaggatgtgaaggaggccctgaggaagTTGGCAGGATCGAAAATGAATTGCTGAGAGCTTCCGAGAGCTTTGATTCCTTTCTCCCATGTGTGCTTCAGAGCCTTCTTCATGTGCCTCCTGACTTAACAACATAGAGACGCTCAGGATAGAGAGTTGTAGAGGAACCTGATTCCTGACCTAAATG
The Mauremys reevesii isolate NIE-2019 unplaced genomic scaffold, ASM1616193v1 Contig16, whole genome shotgun sequence genome window above contains:
- the LOC120393180 gene encoding olfactory receptor 13H1-like produces the protein MEGDNDSLVIEFILVGISGGTHVKFTLFGFLFAIYLLTLVGNTLLILLTRVDLRLHTPMYFFLSNLSFLDICYITINIPQLMVHCLSKRPSISLGRCLAQMYISRFLGITECLLLAVMAYDRWVAICKPLRYTLIMSKRVCVQLAAMSWSGSFLLCLSDFLAKQPRFCGPNVINHFACELQSMLKLACSDTRSNQIVMISTSVLVLLVPFSFILMAYVHIIVTVLRIHSTQGRTKAFSTCASHITVVALFYGAAIFVYLRPQSKSSADQDKYVSLFYGAVTPVLNPLIYSLRNKDVKEALRKLAGSKMNC